A single region of the Triticum dicoccoides isolate Atlit2015 ecotype Zavitan chromosome 2B, WEW_v2.0, whole genome shotgun sequence genome encodes:
- the LOC119364066 gene encoding TBC domain-containing protein C1952.17c-like has translation MADGANPNPTSTPRQKAVPDWLNSPIWSAPAPSPRHRSPPRAPSPPPPPPPKPQHDPTPPPPRQPARRDGASSDSDSDSGGGDEGAATSSRTHLVAEFKAALERKVVDLAELRRLACQGVPDDPAVRPVVWKLLLGYLPMDHALWAYELEKKRSQYSAFKDELLVNPSEVTRRMEMTISKRKEHNSEGTGFLPRAEIVQDEHPLSLGKTSVWNQHFQESETVEQIDRDVKRTHPEMQFFNGGSSDALSNQESLKRILTIFAKLNPGIRYVQGMNEVLAPLYYVFKNDPDQSNSASAESDAFFCFVEVLSGFRDNFCKQLDNSVVGIRSTISKLSQLLKRHDEELWRHLEVVTKVNPQFYAFRWITLLLTQEFKFRDCIHLWDALLGDPEGPQATLLRICCAMLILVRRRLLAGDFTANLKLLQNYPPTNIDHLLHIANKLRGLVPC, from the exons ATGGCCGACGGCGCCAACCCAAACCCGACATCCACACCCAGGCAGAAGGCAGTCCCAGACTGGCTCAACAGCCCGATCTGGTCCGCCCCTGCCCCTAGCCCGCGCCACCGCTCTCCtccccgcgccccctcccctcccccacctCCCCCTCCCAAGCCGCAGCACGATCCGACCCCGCCGCCCCCTCGTCAACCCGCGCGGCGCGACGGTGCAAGCTctgactccgactccgacagcggcggcggcgacgagggcgCGGCCACCTCGTCTCGGACCCACCTCGTCGCCGAGTTCAAAGCGGCG CTGGAAAGGAAGGTGGTGGATCTGGCGGAGCTGCGGAGGCTCGCGTGCCAGGGCGTGCCTGACGACCCCGCCGTGCGGCCTGTTGTCTGGAAG CTTCTCTTGGGGTACTTGCCAATGGATCATGCTCTGTGGGCGTACGAACTGGAAAAAAAGCGGTCCCAGTACAGTGCTTTCAAAGACGAGCTTTTGGTTAACCCT TCAGAAGTTACCCGAAGAATGGAAATGACTATTTCAAAAAGGAAGGAACATAATTCTGAAGGAACTGGATTTCTCCCAAGGGCGGAAATCGTCCAGGACGAACATCCTCTAAGCCTTGGGAAAACTAGTGTTTGGAACCAACACTTCCAG GAATCTGAAACTGTAGAGCAGATTGATAGAGATGTTAAGCGTACTCATCCTGAGATGCAGTTTTTCAATGGCGGTTCTTCTGATGCCTTGTCTAATCAG GAGTCACTGAAGCGAATACTTACCATCTTTGCAAAATTAAACCCGGGTATAAGATATGTACAAGGAATGAATGAAGTTTTGGCACCTCTCTACTATGTCTTCAAGAATGATCCAGACCAAAGTAATTCT GCTTCAGCAGAGTCAGATGCTTTTTTCTGTTTTGTTGAGGTGCTAAGTGGATTTCGAGATAACTTTTGCAAGCAGCTTGACAACAGTGTTGTTGGTATACGCTCCACAATCAGTAAACTATCCCAGCTCCTGAAAAGGCATGATGAAGAGCTCTGGCGGCATTTAGAGGTCGTAACCAAG GTTAACCCACAGTTCTATGCGTTCAGATGGATCACGCTGCTATTGACACAGGAGTTTAAGTTCCGTGACTGCATCCACCTGTGGGATGCGTTATTAGGTGATCCAGAGGGGCCCCAG GCTACCTTGTTAAGGATCTGCTGTGCAATGCTAATTCTTGTTCGAAGACGGCTCTTGGCTGGCGACTTCACTGCAAACCTCAAGCTTCTCCAGAATTACCCACCCACAAACATTGACCACTTGTTACATATTGCTAATAAATTGCGTGGGCTAGTTCCCTGCTGA